The stretch of DNA AAGATGAGGCATCTTTTCCGCCTGCGGGTGCTTTAGCCGTCTTCGGCTCAGACTCTTTTCCGTCTTTCTCGCCGGCCTTGGCCACTGTCTGTGCCTGCAACTTGACCACAATATCCGGCGTGATGCCGGTGGACTGAATCGAGCGCCCCTTCGGGGTGTAGTACTTGGCGGTCGTGAGGCGAAGTCCCGACCCGTCGCCCAACGGCAGAATCGTCTGGACTGATCCCTTACCGAAGGACGTGGTCCCAACAATGACGGCCCGTCCCCAATCCTGCAACGCACCAGCCACAATCTCCGACGCGCTGGCCGACCCTTCGTTCACCAAAATGATCATCGGAGAATCTTCCAGCGTCTCCTTCGTCTTGGAGAACCACTCGTCCTTCTTCCCCTCGCGACCTTTGGTATACACGATCAGCTTCCCGTTCCCCACAAACTGCTCGGACACATCAACGGCCGCCGTCAGGAGACCGCCGGGATTGTTCCGCAAGTCGAGAATCGTCCCCTGAACCTTCTGCTCCTTGAACTGCTTGAGCGCCCGGCTGAGGTCCCGCCCGGTGGCTTCCTGGAACTGGGTCAACCGCACGTACCCGATGGTATTGTCGAGCACCTTGAACTTCACGCTTTCGATCTTGATGGTGTCCCGCACCAGTGAAAATGCCAGCGGATCCGCCGTGCCGTCCCGCTGAATGGTGAGGTTCACCTTGGTGCCTTTGGGACCGCGCATTTTCTGCACCGCATCCATCAGCGTGAGATCCTTCGTGGGTTCGTCGTTCACCTTGGTAATAAAATCACCGGCCTTGATCCCGGCGCGATGCGCAGGTGTGCCTTCGATCGGGGAGATGACGGCCAATCGGTTCTCTTTCACGCCGATCTGAATCCCCACCCCGCCGAACTCGCCTTTGGTTTCGACCTGCATTTCTTTGTACATCTCGGGGGTCATATAGGCCGAGTGCGGATCCAGCGTGGAGAGCATCCCGCGAATCGCCCCCTGCACGAGATCCTTCACCTTGGTATCGTCGACATAATGCTTCTGCACCTGCGTCAAGACCTCGGAAAAGGTCCGCAGTTCTTCATAGGTCTCGGAGGCGTGGCCGGTCCGCTCCAATCCCTTCTCCAGCACGATGCCGATGCCCAGGGCTACCGTCACCATCAGCAAGAGATATAACCACCGTCGGCTTCGCCGCTGTTCCATATCGTGGGTTTCCTTCCTTCCGAGACCTACCGTTTTGACAGCCACACAAGGGGATCCACCGGTTCCGCCCCCTCGCGCAACTCAAAATAGAGCGTATTTTCACCCGTCATACCTGTATCACCCGTTTCACCGATCGCTTCTCCAGCTTCGATCCGGGCCCCGACCGACGTCAATATTTTCGACGCATGGGCATACAACGAAAAGACTCCGTTGGCATGATCCATGATTATAACGAGTCCGTAGCCTTTCAACCAGTCCGCGTAGACAACTTGGCCGGCAAGCACCGACCGTATATTACTCCCTTCCGCAGCGCGAATCTCAATCCCTTTTCGCTGGATATAGGTATTGAAGGTCGGGTGCTTCTGCCGGCCGAAGTACGACACCACTTGCCCTTCGGTCGGCCAAAGAAGCGTCCCTCGCAACGCACGGAGGCCTCCAGCCGCAGAGGGGGGGCGAGTTGCCAGTGCCGCCCGACGTCTGGTTTCCAGCTCTTTCAGCAAACTGTCGACCCGGGTGGCCGACCGCTCCAATTCCTCCACGGCCCGGTCATGCGATTCCTTTTCTTGAGTAATTTTCGCAAGATACACTCGTTTCTGCTTTTTCAAACCTTGGATCTGGGTCAGCTTTTCTTCGGTGTTGACCTTGTAGGCCAGGATGCCCTGACGCGCCTCTTCTCGACTCCGCTCGACCTCGGCAATCCGCTCGGCATCTTTTCGGTAGGTGTCCATGATCTCATACTCTCGCTGAGTGACGGCGGAGAGGTACCGAAATCGTCGTTGAAAGTCCCCTGACGAACTGGCTGCCAGCAGCGTTCTCAGGTGCCAAAAGCGCCCTTCGACATACTGAACCCGTAAACGGGCGGCGATGGCATCCTGCCGCTCATCGATACGTTCCGACAGGCGGCTCAGCTGCACGCTCATCTGCTCGATTTCCACATCCTTCTTTTTGAGCTTCCTGACGACGTCCTGATGCTCCTGACGGTAGCGCACTAGACGTTCGTCCAACGACTGCAATCCCTGCAGGACCGACTCGCGTTTCTTCTCCGCCTCATCCGCCTTCTTACGCTTCTCGACAATCGTACCGCGCAGCTTCTCCAGTGTTTTCTTTTCTTGCTCGATCTTGTCCGCATACGAATCCTTGCGCTCCGCCCAGGCCGGGGCCGTCCACAGAACCATCTGAACAGCCATCACGACACATCCCCATCGTGCCCACGTCATGCCCGCCCCTCCCCGAATCGGAGCAAGGAGAGAAAACTGCCGGCACAGCCGAGGAAGAGCCCCACACACACGAGCACCACACACATTTCGACAGGAAAAAACGTCAGCATGGCGTCCACGCCCAGGAATCGGCTGGCAGACCGGATTTCATGACGAAACAATTCGAACCCGGCCTTGAGGATCACCAGCGAAAGGGCGCTGCCGAGCAACCCGAGCACGGCGCCTTCGAGCAGGTAGGGCACACGGATAAAGGTGGCGCTCGCGCCGATCAGTCCCAGAATCTCAATTTCTTCCCGGCGTGAATACAGCGCCAAACGAATCGTGTTTGCGATGATCGTGACCGACGCCGCGGATAAAATGATGCCGACGATGATGGCCGCCACCTCGATATACCGGACAATGCCGGCTAAGGCCTCAACCCATTCCTGATTATATTGCACCTGCGCGACTCCGGGAATCGCCTGGGCGCGGGTGGCCCAACGCCGCATCGCGTCCGATGAGCGAGACTCCACGGCAAGCGTCACGACGAACGACGCCGGAAGCGGGTTCTGCCCGAGCCCCTGCAACAGATGCGACTCCGCCGGAAACTGACTCTGGAAATCGGCCAAGGCCCGCTCCTTGGACACAAAGGTCAACGACCCGACGGCACGATCGGCTTTCAGTTGTAGTTCGATATCGCCTCTCGTCTGCTCCGTCAGGTCATCCTGCAAATACACCATCACCTGAATATCCTGCTCGAGTGACGAGGCCATGGCTCTCAAATTGACATAGAGCAGCAAGAACACGCCGACGCAGGCAAAGGTGAACGCCGTGGTAGCCACCGCCACCACCGTGGTCGTACGGTTCGTCAACACATTGGCGACCGCCTCCCGCAGCACATACACGAGGCGCCTCACGGGGACACCTGCTCCCGCGAGACGACCTTCCCTTGATCCAATGTGATCACGCGCCGATTGACCTGCGCCAAGACGTTGGGATCGTGAGTCGCCACGATGATGGTTGTGCCACGGGCGTTGATCGACTTGAACAGCTCGATGATTTCGCTGGTCAGCTCCGGGTCCAAATTCCCGGTCGGCTCATCGGCCAGCAGCATGATCGGCCCATTGACGATGGCGCGGGCGATGCAAATCCGTTGCTGTTCGCCGGTGGAAAGTCCAGGAGGAAAGAGATCCTTCTTATGATCCAGCCCCACCGACCGTAACGCCTCCGTCACTTTCCGTCTGATTTCAACGGCGGAGGCCCCCTGAACCAGCAGGGGCAACGACACATTCTCGAACACCGTTTTCTTGGGCAGCAGACGGAAATCCTGCAGCACCACCCCCACTTTTCGACGTAATAAGGGGATTTCAGACGGTCGCAATTTGGACAAGCTTCGGCCCTGCACCAGAATCTGCCCTTCATCCGGGCGTTCTGCGCCGATCAGCAATTTCAGCAAGGTCGATTTACCCGCGCCGCTCGGCCCCATCAACAAGACGAACTCGCCCTTCTCGATGTCCAGCGTCACATCGGATAGCGCCGGACGGCGGGCGTAATATTTTGAGACGTGAAAAAGTTGAATCATGGATGGCAGCAGAGACAGCGGCCGGACCGGAGTGAACTCTCAAGCCCTTTCCGCTTAACACGGCACACTGTGAGCAGATCAATCAGGAGTGCGCAGGAGCGCGATTCCCATCCTACCATCGCAGATCATCCCCCGCGACGTCGAATGCATTCGCAATATGCTGCACCGGGCCAACCGTCCCGGCCTCATCCTGTATCAAAACCACATCGAACCGACACGCACGATCACGAATTCGATGTTGCGCGAGATACTGCGCCGCGAGTTGAATCAATTTGGCACGCTTGCGCGCATCGACAGCTTCGATCGCGCCGCCGTAGGTTCCGTTCCGACGACGTTTGACCTCGATGAACACCAGTACCCCCTGGTCATCGGCCACCAGATCGAGCTCGCCCAAGGGGGAGCGCACATTCCGGCCAAGGATACGAAACCCCTGCCGCCGCAGGTAGGCTTCCGCCCGTCCCTCCCCTTC from Nitrospira sp. encodes:
- a CDS encoding S41 family peptidase; protein product: MEQRRSRRWLYLLLMVTVALGIGIVLEKGLERTGHASETYEELRTFSEVLTQVQKHYVDDTKVKDLVQGAIRGMLSTLDPHSAYMTPEMYKEMQVETKGEFGGVGIQIGVKENRLAVISPIEGTPAHRAGIKAGDFITKVNDEPTKDLTLMDAVQKMRGPKGTKVNLTIQRDGTADPLAFSLVRDTIKIESVKFKVLDNTIGYVRLTQFQEATGRDLSRALKQFKEQKVQGTILDLRNNPGGLLTAAVDVSEQFVGNGKLIVYTKGREGKKDEWFSKTKETLEDSPMIILVNEGSASASEIVAGALQDWGRAVIVGTTSFGKGSVQTILPLGDGSGLRLTTAKYYTPKGRSIQSTGITPDIVVKLQAQTVAKAGEKDGKESEPKTAKAPAGGKDASSSAKPGEEPAHKNGTVPAGDAAGDISLDDDVQLQKAVELLKTWKIFRELRPAA
- a CDS encoding peptidoglycan DD-metalloendopeptidase family protein → MTWARWGCVVMAVQMVLWTAPAWAERKDSYADKIEQEKKTLEKLRGTIVEKRKKADEAEKKRESVLQGLQSLDERLVRYRQEHQDVVRKLKKKDVEIEQMSVQLSRLSERIDERQDAIAARLRVQYVEGRFWHLRTLLAASSSGDFQRRFRYLSAVTQREYEIMDTYRKDAERIAEVERSREEARQGILAYKVNTEEKLTQIQGLKKQKRVYLAKITQEKESHDRAVEELERSATRVDSLLKELETRRRAALATRPPSAAGGLRALRGTLLWPTEGQVVSYFGRQKHPTFNTYIQRKGIEIRAAEGSNIRSVLAGQVVYADWLKGYGLVIIMDHANGVFSLYAHASKILTSVGARIEAGEAIGETGDTGMTGENTLYFELREGAEPVDPLVWLSKR
- a CDS encoding permease-like cell division protein FtsX, whose amino-acid sequence is MRRLVYVLREAVANVLTNRTTTVVAVATTAFTFACVGVFLLLYVNLRAMASSLEQDIQVMVYLQDDLTEQTRGDIELQLKADRAVGSLTFVSKERALADFQSQFPAESHLLQGLGQNPLPASFVVTLAVESRSSDAMRRWATRAQAIPGVAQVQYNQEWVEALAGIVRYIEVAAIIVGIILSAASVTIIANTIRLALYSRREEIEILGLIGASATFIRVPYLLEGAVLGLLGSALSLVILKAGFELFRHEIRSASRFLGVDAMLTFFPVEMCVVLVCVGLFLGCAGSFLSLLRFGEGRA
- the ftsE gene encoding cell division ATP-binding protein FtsE, which gives rise to MIQLFHVSKYYARRPALSDVTLDIEKGEFVLLMGPSGAGKSTLLKLLIGAERPDEGQILVQGRSLSKLRPSEIPLLRRKVGVVLQDFRLLPKKTVFENVSLPLLVQGASAVEIRRKVTEALRSVGLDHKKDLFPPGLSTGEQQRICIARAIVNGPIMLLADEPTGNLDPELTSEIIELFKSINARGTTIIVATHDPNVLAQVNRRVITLDQGKVVSREQVSP
- a CDS encoding YraN family protein, translating into MRDRRREVGDEGEGRAEAYLRRQGFRILGRNVRSPLGELDLVADDQGVLVFIEVKRRRNGTYGGAIEAVDARKRAKLIQLAAQYLAQHRIRDRACRFDVVLIQDEAGTVGPVQHIANAFDVAGDDLRW